Proteins co-encoded in one Garra rufa chromosome 7, GarRuf1.0, whole genome shotgun sequence genomic window:
- the plekhb2 gene encoding pleckstrin homology domain-containing family B member 2: MAFVKSGWLHRQSTILRRWKRNWFDLWSDGRLVFYDDPQRRDMEDEIHMKVDCINIRNASACRELMPPEGKSKDSLLQIVCRDGRVISICADSADDALAWTMALQDARLNTIVPPHQVGFAEDVVASAPPPYSELNPTPQVFYPDGYGGYVPHPPPYTTQMVYAADGQQYAVAYPYHYQGGYTPGVNHVIVQERRRDDTGDVALGMLAGAATGLALGSLFSVF, from the exons GCACCATCTTGCGGCGCTGGAAGAGGAACTGGTTTGACCTCTGGTCAGATGGCCGTCTGGTCTTCTATGATGACCCGCAGCGGCGGGACATGGAGGACGAGATCCACATGAAGGTGGACTGCATTAACATCCGCAACGCCAGTGCGTGTAGAG AGCTCATGCCACCTGAAGGAAAAAGCAAAGACTCGCTCCTGCAGATCGTCTGCCGGGACGGTCGGGTCATCAGCATCTGCGCAGACAGTGCAGACGATGCTTT GGCTTGGACCATGGCACTTCAGGACGCCAGACTCAACACT ATTGTGCCGCCGCATCAGGTCGGATTTGCCGAGGACGTCGTAGCATCAGCTCCTCCACCCTATTCTGAATTAAACCCAACTCCACAG gTTTTCTATCCTGATGGATACGGTGGTTACGTTCCCCATCCTCCACCTTACACCACACAGATGGTCTACGCTGCAGATGGCCAGCAATATGCAGTGGCCTACCCGTACCATTATCAAG GCGGCTACACACCTGGTGTGAACCACGTGATAGTGCAGGAGCGCCGGCGTGACGACACAGGTGATGTAGCTCTGGGGATGTTGGCCGGCGCTGCGACGGGATTGGCCCTCGGCTCCCTGTTTTCTGTATtctaa